The following is a genomic window from Candidatus Dadabacteria bacterium.
GACACTCTGGCGGAAAAATCTGAGGTAAGCGGATCTCTGGTGCCCGCGACAACCGAAGGATCTCTTGAGTTCCGGGGCGTGTGGTTTTCGTATAACGAGCGGGAATGGGTGCTCAAGAACGCATCCTTTACAGTAAGACCTGGAGAGAGTGCCGCCCTTGTGGGAATCACGGGAGCGGGGAAGACGACCATCGTGAACCTGCTCCTTAAATTCTATAAACCCCAGAGGGGCCAGATTCTCTTTAACGGCACAGATATCGAGGAACTGTCAAACAGGTACCTGCGCTCTAACATAACCGCCATCTTCCAAGACCTGTTTCTGTTCGAAAAGGACATATCCGACGAAAGGGACGAGCGGGATGGTCCGGCAGCCGAACCCGTAAAGCTTTCTTCGGGAGAAACCCAGGCCCGGTCGATCGAAAAAGCGGTCAGGAAAAATTCGAAACTTCTTATAATGGACGAGGCAACTTCCCATCTGGACGCGGAAACTGAAAAAAGAATACAGGAAGTGATAAGAAGCACCGCCGGCTCTCAGACAAGGTTGGTCATAACCCACAAGCTCTCAACCCTAAAGGACGTTGATAACGTAATAGTGATCCATAAGGGGGAAGTAGTGGAGCAGGGAACTCACGAGAAGCTGATTCAGAACAAAAACATCTACCACACTCTGTACGAATTTCTGAGAAAAACCGCGGCGGATCCCCTCCCGGGCTCCGGCGCATAACACCTGCCCGGCGCCTAAAATACCCGGAGAAGCTTAAGGGCCATAAGCCCGACGGCAACGACAAGAGCCATCCTTATGTATTTTCCGCCGCCCCTTACGGAAAACGTGGCGCCGAACCATCCGCCGACCGAATTTCCCGCGGCGAGACAGATGCCTATGAACCAGCTTATGTTGCCGCTTAGAAAAAATATGAGGATCGCTGGAATCGTGTAGATAAGCACCACAATCACCTTGTGCGCGTTTACCTTGGCTAGGGATGCTCCCATAAGATGATAAAGAGCCGCCATTATGAAAAGTCCCACGCCGACCTGGATAAAACCTCCGTAAAAACCTATAAGCACAAGTGCCGGGTAAAGAACCCACCCCCGCCCTGTTTCGCCGCCGCCGAGCAGCTTGCCGAAAGAATCAACTTTAAGGAAAAAGGATGCGCAGACGAAGATAAGCACGACGGCCAAGATTTTTTCGAAAAGCTCATCTCCCACCCGCACCGCCGCAAAAGCTCCCACCAAAACGCCGGGGAGGGTGAAGGCCGCGAGCCTGACGCTGGTTTTAATGTCGGCAACGCCCTCTTTTCTGAAGGAAAGAGCCGCAAAGAAATTCTGAAACAAAATCGCCACCCTGTTTGTTCCGTTTGCGACTGTGGGATCAATCCCAAGAAATATGAGCACGGGAAGAACGATGCTGCTTCCTCCACCCGCCATCACGTTTATCACTCCCGCCAGAACGCCCGTGAAAAAAAGCAGAACTAAAGAAAAAAGATCGTATTCTTGCATGTTATTCGGACTCCGGCCACGACAGAGGTCAGGAGAAAATTTTTTGCCGCCGCCAACCCGCACCGAACCCCTTTCCGTGAACTGAAAACAAGATTAGAGAGAATCGGCATCCGCCGTGGCCGGTTCTCTTGGTTTTTCCCAATCCCCTCGAATGTCATTTAAATGATAACCGAAACTCATGGCATTAGCCTCCAGTGCCTCTTAATTGGCAGGTGGTATGCCAAAAGGCTGTGGGAAATTCGGGTCTCTTGGCACACCTCGGCAGTTGTTCATCTCCCAAGGGAGTGAACAACAGGGAAGCAAAACAGAGGTGATTACCGGATTCTTGTCCGTGATTCCATAAAAGATTCCAGATGTGTTAGAATTTTAAGGAAGAAAAAAGAATCTGGTTGTCTGGAGGACTGCGAAATTACTGTCCGAACATGCGGCTGTGAAATTATTAAGAGCAGGCAGGGCAAAGCGTAATGTCGGCAAATCAGAAATTGCGGTATCAGGAGGAAGATGATGAAAGTTAAAACACATGGAATGCTTCTGGGCTTGTTTTTCTCGTTAGTGCTTGTTTTTTCGTTCAGCATTGAAGCTTCGGCTCATGAGGGAAGTCAGGGCAACAAGATAGCGGAAGGTGTCAGTATCGCAAGCGAAGCGGAGGTGGGGGAGTTTCTTTCCCACATAATTGAACATTTTAATCCGTTATTAAGAGTCAACAACCCCAACCCCACTCTGGAAGAACAAAAAGAACTGGTAAGCCTCTGGGTGATATTTTTCGAGGAACTAAGAAAGCAAGGAGTTTTTAACGATGGCGACGACATGTACTCCATCATAATAAATTCCGCTAATATCATAGACAATCACCCGGGACATCCCGAATTGTATGGCAAAGTGGTTGACCCGGACGCCCAAGGTTCGCAGATCGGGGATACCTTAAGGAAATTAATCGAAGAAGAGGGTTGCACGGGGTACAGATACGACGGAAAAGACAGACAGGCTTGCGGAGAGAAAGTGGATACCATCTACGGAGAGTTCGTGGTCATAGCCGGTTTTCATCACGACGAAGAAGACCCTGTTATAATCGAACCCGACTGTACGGGTCTCGAACTTGATACCACCGCCGGGGATGTTGAAAACGAAGAGAGTCTGGATACGCAGAAGCTGCTTCTTAAACTGTATGTAAAAAGCGTTATCTCCGTCACTCAGGACATTCTTGTGGACGGCAGAAAAAAAGCGGAGGAGGAATTGAGGAAGGGGAACCCTGACAGGGTTGTAACGTTTGAGGAGATGGCTTCCATAAGGTATACG
Proteins encoded in this region:
- a CDS encoding sulfite exporter TauE/SafE family protein; translation: MQEYDLFSLVLLFFTGVLAGVINVMAGGGSSIVLPVLIFLGIDPTVANGTNRVAILFQNFFAALSFRKEGVADIKTSVRLAAFTLPGVLVGAFAAVRVGDELFEKILAVVLIFVCASFFLKVDSFGKLLGGGETGRGWVLYPALVLIGFYGGFIQVGVGLFIMAALYHLMGASLAKVNAHKVIVVLIYTIPAILIFFLSGNISWFIGICLAAGNSVGGWFGATFSVRGGGKYIRMALVVAVGLMALKLLRVF